The following coding sequences are from one Arcobacter nitrofigilis DSM 7299 window:
- the cbiD gene encoding cobalt-precorrin-5B (C(1))-methyltransferase CbiD, with protein sequence MGEKELRKGLTTGAHAFLLFCSALTDFFERKKLAICKINKMDNDDLDVTKGCEIVVCISDNLHELNLNNITHNPSVFLVNSNKLSIYAGEGVGVVTKKGLKIEPSFPAINPVPRDAIFKAFEELSSKYQNLDLKCTISVTDGEEISKRTANSKVGVLGGISILGTKGIVKPVSSSAYIDSVKTEIEFAVKNGYETLYFTLGNSALEVAKKYSNEEAIIEIGNFVFDSIEIAVKEGAKEVIFLCGIGKMAKVYQGFKNTHNRFGVIDFELLQKDIEEELGFKVDIQSTLTVRGISQELEKYGLLVEFYKMITKKANEQIKLWHKDSNVKAIILEQKDVLGW encoded by the coding sequence ATGGGTGAAAAAGAATTAAGAAAAGGTTTAACAACTGGTGCTCATGCATTTTTACTTTTTTGTTCAGCCTTAACTGATTTTTTTGAAAGAAAAAAACTAGCTATTTGTAAAATAAATAAGATGGATAATGATGACCTTGATGTGACAAAGGGGTGTGAAATAGTGGTATGCATTAGTGATAATTTGCATGAATTAAACTTGAACAATATCACCCACAACCCTTCAGTTTTTCTAGTGAATTCAAACAAATTATCTATTTATGCGGGAGAAGGTGTTGGTGTTGTTACAAAAAAAGGTCTAAAGATAGAGCCTTCTTTCCCAGCAATTAATCCAGTCCCAAGAGATGCCATTTTTAAAGCCTTTGAAGAGTTAAGTTCCAAATATCAGAATTTAGATTTAAAGTGCACAATTTCTGTGACAGATGGTGAAGAGATATCAAAAAGAACTGCTAACTCAAAAGTTGGAGTCTTAGGTGGTATTTCAATTTTAGGAACAAAAGGGATTGTAAAACCAGTTTCTAGTTCTGCTTATATTGATTCAGTAAAAACTGAAATAGAGTTTGCAGTAAAAAACGGTTATGAAACTTTGTATTTCACTTTGGGTAATTCAGCCTTAGAAGTAGCAAAAAAATACTCAAATGAAGAAGCTATTATAGAAATAGGAAATTTTGTATTTGATTCTATTGAAATAGCAGTAAAAGAAGGTGCAAAAGAGGTCATCTTTTTATGTGGAATTGGAAAGATGGCAAAGGTTTATCAAGGTTTTAAAAATACACATAATCGTTTTGGGGTGATAGATTTTGAACTACTTCAAAAAGATATAGAAGAAGAACTAGGATTTAAAGTGGACATTCAATCAACTTTGACAGTAAGAGGAATCTCCCAAGAGCTAGAAAAGTATGGGCTCTTAGTAGAGTTTTATAAAATGATAACAAAAAAAGCAAATGAACAAATAAAGCTTTGGCATAAAGATTCAAATGTAAAAGCCATAATATTAGAACAAAAGGATGTCTTAGGATGGTAA
- a CDS encoding (2Fe-2S) ferredoxin domain-containing protein, which produces MENKIYNNMGSEVAVGFICKPKKLDPNKPIMHFKTQLFICDGERCSKTQKGNDLAGKLRDIIKELELHKGKNRIKISRTNCFGACRFRQVAVTFENTKVNGNLVNNNIWLKNIHKYDESKWKELFLALSTNKELREDLYAQVPMSEIDE; this is translated from the coding sequence ATGGAAAATAAAATTTATAATAATATGGGAAGTGAAGTAGCTGTCGGCTTTATTTGTAAGCCCAAAAAACTAGATCCAAATAAACCAATAATGCATTTTAAAACACAGCTTTTTATTTGTGATGGAGAGAGATGTTCAAAAACACAAAAAGGTAATGACCTAGCAGGAAAACTAAGAGATATTATAAAAGAGTTAGAGCTTCATAAAGGTAAAAATCGTATAAAAATATCTAGAACTAACTGTTTTGGAGCTTGTAGATTTAGACAGGTTGCAGTTACTTTTGAAAATACCAAAGTAAATGGAAATTTGGTCAATAATAATATTTGGCTAAAAAATATTCATAAATATGATGAATCAAAATGGAAAGAGTTATTTTTAGCTTTAAGTACAAATAAAGAGCTTAGGGAAGATTTATATGCTCAAGTTCCTATGAGTGAAATAGATGAGTAA
- a CDS encoding precorrin-8X methylmutase has product MEFLKEEPPVNIGADISIKSFEMIKKELQDYEKAKEFDENQMEVISRLIHTTTCFEEVLENIFFTKDAIPRIQELLKKQAKIIVDVNMIKVGLSDFYLKQYSNEVICYIKEPFTYERAEKNKTTRSYAAVVEAIKRHKNEPIILACGNAPTFIYAAINTLLDEDVDLKNVAFLLFPVGFVNVVESKKYGKRFCEHFDVPAVIMEGRFGSSTMTVATLHATYKLIKDFDGKDKYNGK; this is encoded by the coding sequence ATGGAGTTTTTAAAAGAAGAGCCTCCTGTAAATATTGGAGCAGATATTTCAATAAAATCATTTGAGATGATAAAAAAAGAACTCCAAGATTATGAAAAAGCAAAAGAGTTTGATGAAAATCAAATGGAAGTTATAAGTAGACTTATTCACACAACTACTTGTTTTGAAGAAGTTTTAGAAAATATCTTTTTTACAAAAGATGCAATTCCTAGAATACAAGAACTACTTAAAAAACAAGCAAAAATAATAGTTGATGTAAATATGATAAAAGTAGGACTTAGTGATTTTTATTTAAAACAATACTCCAACGAAGTGATTTGTTATATAAAAGAGCCCTTTACTTATGAAAGGGCAGAAAAAAATAAGACCACAAGAAGTTATGCAGCAGTAGTAGAAGCAATAAAAAGACATAAAAATGAGCCTATTATTCTTGCTTGTGGGAATGCTCCTACTTTTATATATGCAGCTATAAATACACTTCTTGATGAAGATGTTGATCTTAAAAATGTGGCATTTCTACTTTTCCCTGTTGGTTTTGTGAATGTTGTAGAATCAAAAAAATATGGGAAAAGATTTTGTGAACATTTTGATGTGCCAGCTGTTATTATGGAAGGTAGATTTGGAAGTTCAACTATGACAGTTGCAACCTTACATGCTACATATAAACTAATCAAAGATTTTGATGGAAAAGATAAATATAATGGAAAATAA
- a CDS encoding SAM-dependent methyltransferase: MDTKTKLYMVSLGPANWELVTIKALKALQTCGAICIPTKSKDHSFTRSITYKIIKDLMDEYGFSKPIIPVYAPMHFKKKDWQYQVDILEDGIKKYESVSFVTLGDAAVYSTVYYLLDMIKKQNKKLYKRSEVIAGITSFSYASSRVKKPLCLGDNRFEIIPLLGKEVPSTKVYMRPKVGLDTKHMQEDGTMYTFQNLNFVGEHIQKGKIQKVEKYMTLFIDFLKTKKGKK; encoded by the coding sequence TTGGACACTAAAACAAAATTATATATGGTTTCACTTGGTCCTGCAAATTGGGAACTTGTGACCATAAAAGCCTTAAAGGCACTCCAAACATGCGGTGCTATTTGTATCCCTACTAAAAGTAAGGATCATAGCTTTACAAGGTCAATTACATATAAAATCATAAAAGACTTGATGGATGAATATGGTTTTTCAAAACCTATTATTCCAGTATACGCACCTATGCATTTTAAGAAAAAAGATTGGCAATATCAAGTAGATATTTTAGAAGATGGAATAAAAAAGTATGAAAGTGTATCTTTTGTGACACTTGGAGATGCAGCTGTATATAGTACAGTATATTATTTACTTGATATGATTAAAAAACAAAATAAAAAATTATATAAAAGAAGTGAAGTAATTGCAGGAATCACATCTTTTTCTTATGCCTCTTCAAGGGTAAAAAAGCCCTTATGTTTAGGTGATAATAGATTTGAGATTATTCCTTTACTTGGTAAAGAAGTTCCTAGTACAAAAGTATATATGCGACCAAAAGTTGGGCTTGATACCAAACATATGCAAGAAGATGGGACAATGTATACATTTCAAAATCTAAATTTTGTAGGGGAACATATCCAAAAAGGGAAAATACAAAAAGTAGAAAAATATATGACACTTTTTATAGATTTTTTAAAAACAAAAAAAGGTAAAAAATAA
- a CDS encoding sirohydrochlorin cobaltochelatase — protein MKRYRHYKKDKAIILSCFGSIIEQQKYLDLKKSIEEQFEGIDVFIAISSRMVLKGLIKHGFEYKNLAQTIADVDMHGYKNIIVASINLFPACEHELLKKTVEGFRHFSFSNIRLSNAIFTRTKDTTLFLKELDERVSKKNTANLYVIHGTPKLELGGLESVTYSAKYLEQKRKGNYTCSLEGAFPFFAIKDELIKRIKKDGFKKVQIVPMLLVSGNHYINDMAEISKELGEHFKTKIAKSLSEDEKFNLLQMPTIKEIIVNNIKEEIIKLGH, from the coding sequence ATGAAAAGATATAGACACTATAAAAAAGATAAAGCAATAATTTTATCGTGTTTTGGTTCTATAATTGAACAGCAAAAATATTTAGACCTAAAAAAGAGTATTGAAGAGCAATTTGAAGGAATTGATGTCTTTATAGCTATTAGTTCTAGAATGGTTTTAAAAGGTTTGATTAAACATGGATTTGAGTACAAAAATTTAGCTCAAACAATAGCAGATGTTGATATGCATGGATATAAGAATATTATAGTGGCTTCTATAAATCTTTTTCCAGCTTGTGAACATGAGCTTTTGAAGAAGACTGTTGAAGGATTTAGACATTTTTCATTTTCAAATATTAGATTGTCAAATGCAATTTTTACAAGAACAAAAGATACAACACTTTTTTTAAAAGAACTTGATGAAAGAGTTTCGAAAAAAAACACAGCAAATCTATATGTGATACATGGAACTCCAAAGTTAGAACTTGGAGGATTAGAATCAGTTACTTATAGTGCTAAGTATTTAGAACAAAAAAGAAAAGGAAATTATACTTGCTCACTAGAGGGGGCCTTTCCTTTTTTTGCTATTAAAGATGAACTTATAAAAAGAATAAAAAAAGATGGTTTTAAAAAAGTTCAAATAGTACCTATGCTTTTAGTAAGTGGAAATCACTATATAAATGATATGGCTGAAATAAGTAAAGAGTTAGGTGAACATTTTAAAACAAAAATTGCAAAAAGTCTAAGTGAAGATGAAAAGTTTAATCTTTTACAAATGCCTACAATAAAAGAGATTATTGTGAATAACATAAAAGAAGAGATAATAAAACTTGGACACTAA
- a CDS encoding energy-coupling factor ABC transporter permease gives MHIEPGVVQGAKILLSYGTAAVSFGIAIKMALNSIKNSGVIPFIVKTIISTILVFIFFEVLPHHPVGVSEVHLILGSTLFLIFGASSAAFGLALGLLIQGVFFAPFDLPQYGMNVTTILMPLFAMGYLAKRVIPQNIAYKDIAYKDTLKLSLAYQGGIVTWVAFWALYGQGFGIENLSAVATFGISYMSVVILEPLIDLAVLAGAKTLGKLENSPFVEKRLYKAVALKNEKI, from the coding sequence ATGCATATAGAACCAGGTGTAGTGCAAGGTGCAAAAATCTTATTGAGTTATGGAACAGCTGCTGTTTCATTTGGAATTGCTATAAAAATGGCATTAAATAGTATAAAAAATAGTGGGGTAATTCCATTTATTGTTAAAACTATAATTTCTACAATTTTAGTTTTTATATTTTTTGAAGTACTTCCCCATCATCCAGTAGGAGTTTCAGAAGTTCATCTAATCTTAGGTTCAACTCTATTTTTAATATTTGGTGCTAGTTCAGCTGCTTTTGGTTTGGCTTTAGGTCTTTTGATTCAAGGAGTATTTTTCGCACCCTTTGATTTACCGCAATATGGTATGAATGTAACAACTATTCTTATGCCTTTATTTGCAATGGGTTATTTAGCAAAAAGAGTTATTCCTCAAAATATTGCATACAAAGATATTGCTTATAAAGATACTTTAAAATTATCACTTGCTTACCAAGGTGGAATTGTAACTTGGGTTGCTTTTTGGGCACTTTATGGACAAGGTTTTGGAATAGAAAATCTAAGTGCAGTTGCTACTTTTGGAATCTCATATATGAGTGTTGTAATTTTAGAACCACTTATTGATTTAGCTGTGCTTGCAGGTGCAAAAACACTTGGAAAATTAGAAAATAGTCCTTTTGTAGAAAAAAGACTTTATAAAGCAGTTGCACTGAAAAATGAAAAGATATAG
- a CDS encoding phosphodiesterase gives MIVVQVSDTHIKSKGKLAYNKVDIHKALYNCILHINNLKPKPDLVIFTGDITDNGTNEEYKLFKETVKLLDVPFYVIPGNHDNAENLKREFEEYDWFEENNHLSLVIEDFPIRIIGLDSSIKGKSYGGLSEERLLWLEKQLNKFPDKKVLLFIHHPPVKIGIEHMDVQNLQIGRERLADLLGKYEQVLALACGHVHRVSTTLWNKIIVLTAASPSHQVALDLRKDAKAEFVMEPPSVQLHYWTEEQGLTTHTSYIGKFEGPYPFYNEKGELID, from the coding sequence TCATATAAAATCTAAAGGAAAGTTGGCATACAACAAAGTAGATATACATAAAGCACTTTATAACTGTATTCTTCATATAAATAATCTAAAACCCAAACCTGATTTAGTTATATTTACAGGAGATATTACAGATAATGGAACTAATGAAGAGTATAAATTATTTAAAGAAACAGTTAAGTTACTTGATGTCCCTTTTTATGTTATTCCTGGAAATCATGATAATGCTGAAAATTTAAAAAGAGAATTTGAAGAGTATGATTGGTTTGAGGAAAATAATCATTTAAGTTTGGTAATAGAAGATTTTCCTATACGTATAATTGGATTGGATTCTTCAATTAAAGGAAAATCTTATGGTGGACTTAGTGAAGAGCGTTTATTATGGCTTGAAAAACAATTAAATAAATTTCCTGATAAAAAAGTACTTCTTTTTATACATCATCCTCCTGTAAAAATTGGAATAGAGCATATGGATGTACAAAATCTTCAAATAGGAAGAGAACGCTTAGCAGATTTGTTAGGGAAGTATGAACAAGTTTTAGCTTTAGCATGTGGACATGTTCATAGAGTCTCAACTACACTTTGGAATAAAATTATTGTATTAACTGCTGCTTCACCTTCTCATCAAGTTGCTCTTGATTTACGAAAAGATGCAAAGGCAGAATTTGTAATGGAACCTCCATCTGTACAATTACATTATTGGACTGAAGAACAAGGTCTTACTACTCATACTAGTTATATTGGTAAGTTTGAAGGTCCATATCCTTTTTATAATGAAAAAGGAGAATTAATTGATTAA